A genome region from Deltaproteobacteria bacterium GWC2_65_14 includes the following:
- a CDS encoding HflC protein — translation MQEFEMKKTVKQIGKKVVAGAIAVAVLLFLLILNPFVKIDAGERGVVLNFGAVQNEVLGEGLHLRIPIMQKIVKMDVKIQKSETRSEAASKDLQDIKSLIALNYHIVPDKANWVYQNVGVAFKERIIDPNVQEAVKAVTARYTAVQLISEREAVSTAIKDTLSQKLADYNLFVDGFSVIDFSFSKKFTDAIESKQEAEQFALRAQRDLDRIKIEAEQKIAQAKAEAESLRLQKGQITTEMIELRKIEAMREAIAKWNGTVPNVLLSGGGATPLLSLEGLMKK, via the coding sequence ATGCAGGAATTCGAAATGAAAAAGACGGTGAAACAGATCGGGAAAAAAGTGGTGGCAGGCGCCATCGCGGTGGCGGTGCTTCTCTTTCTCCTGATTCTCAATCCCTTCGTGAAGATCGACGCGGGGGAGCGGGGGGTCGTGCTGAACTTCGGGGCGGTGCAGAACGAAGTCCTGGGGGAAGGGCTGCACCTGCGGATTCCGATCATGCAGAAGATCGTGAAGATGGACGTCAAGATCCAGAAGTCGGAGACCCGGTCGGAAGCGGCGAGCAAGGATCTCCAGGACATCAAGTCGTTGATCGCGCTGAATTACCACATCGTCCCGGACAAGGCCAACTGGGTGTACCAGAACGTCGGGGTGGCGTTCAAGGAGAGGATCATCGACCCGAACGTCCAGGAGGCCGTGAAGGCGGTGACGGCGAGGTACACCGCGGTCCAGCTGATCAGCGAGCGGGAGGCCGTAAGCACCGCGATCAAGGATACCCTGAGCCAGAAGCTGGCCGACTACAACCTGTTCGTGGACGGGTTCTCGGTCATCGATTTCAGCTTCTCCAAGAAGTTCACCGACGCGATCGAGTCGAAGCAGGAGGCGGAGCAGTTCGCCTTGAGGGCACAGAGGGACCTGGACAGGATCAAGATCGAGGCGGAGCAGAAGATCGCCCAGGCGAAGGCGGAGGCCGAGTCGCTGCGGCTCCAGAAGGGGCAGATCACCACGGAAATGATCGAGCTCAGAAAGATCGAGGCGATGCGGGAGGCGATCGCCAAGTGGAACGGCACCGTCCCGAACGTGCTCCTCTCGGGGGGAGGCGCGACGCCGCTCCTCAGCCTGGAGGGCCTGATGAAGAAGTAG